The following are encoded together in the Lathyrus oleraceus cultivar Zhongwan6 chromosome 3, CAAS_Psat_ZW6_1.0, whole genome shotgun sequence genome:
- the LOC127130363 gene encoding uncharacterized protein LOC127130363, translated as MEEYEACIMGVEEVIYLRIKIIDVYGDSSLVVNNIKGEWETRHPGFIPYKYYVRRLLTFFNKVEFHHITREENHMEDALTTLSSMYKVNHGNDTPNIRIMHLDRPIHVFVAEEVTNDKPWYHDIKCFLQTQEYPLGASSKDNKTLRRLVDNLFLNEDVMYKRNFDIVLLRRVDRHEADMLMQEVHEESFYTYANGHAMTKNMLKEGYH; from the coding sequence ATGGaagagtatgaggcttgtatcatgggtgTTGAAGAAGTTATTTACTTGAGAATTAAGATTATTGATGTGTATGGAGATTCATCCTTGGTGGTTAATAAtattaaaggagaatgggaaactcgtCATCCTGGCTTTATTCCTTACAAATATTATGTAAGGAGGTTATTGACTTTCTTCAAtaaagttgagtttcatcatataaCTCGTGAAGAAAATCATATGGAAGACGCTTTGActactttgtcttctatgtataaagtaaatcATGGGAATGACACGCCCAATATCAGAATTATGCACCTTGATAGACCTATTCATGTGTTTGTAGCAGAAGAAGTCACTaatgataagccttggtatcatgatatcaagtgtttcctccaaacTCAGGAATACCCTCTTGGAGCATCTAGCAAAGATAataagactttgagaagattggtTGACAATTTATTTCTGAATGAAGATGTgatgtacaagagaaactttgacattGTCTTGCTCAGAcgcgtggatagacacgaagcagacatgttaatgcaggaagttcatgaagaATCCTTTTATACTtatgccaatggacatgcaatgacTAAAAATATGTTAAAGGAAGGTTACCattga